A single genomic interval of Pyruvatibacter sp. HU-CL02332 harbors:
- a CDS encoding histidine phosphatase family protein — MTPEPRIAFDGALRRRVYLFRHGDVAYVSKDGSIVADPRAVHLTPQGQAEADAMGGMMADVPLDKAVNSGLPRTRQTLARILNGRDVPTEEVPDLEELRSDRAQAAYEQGGAPDPVPLPDDLDEVAYAFLNAHEPGMRYRNGEAFEDFQARVVPAFEGLLKKPDWNHMALVAHGGVNRIILGWALGTGLRTFGQFEQDTCCLNVLDVDQDPDDLSIRRVLVRAVNATTYDPPKKDRHLTTLEGLAHRLREARSK; from the coding sequence ATGACACCTGAACCACGTATTGCCTTTGACGGTGCCTTGCGCCGCCGCGTCTATCTGTTCCGCCATGGCGACGTGGCCTATGTGAGCAAGGACGGTTCGATCGTGGCAGACCCCCGCGCGGTGCATCTGACGCCACAGGGACAAGCCGAAGCCGACGCCATGGGCGGCATGATGGCAGACGTGCCGCTGGACAAGGCAGTGAACTCCGGCCTGCCGCGCACCAGGCAGACGCTGGCGCGCATTCTCAATGGCCGTGACGTCCCCACCGAAGAAGTGCCGGATCTCGAAGAGCTGCGGTCAGATCGCGCGCAGGCTGCCTATGAGCAGGGTGGCGCGCCGGACCCTGTTCCCCTGCCTGATGATCTGGACGAAGTGGCCTATGCCTTTTTGAACGCCCACGAGCCGGGCATGCGCTATCGCAACGGCGAAGCCTTTGAAGATTTTCAGGCCCGCGTGGTGCCGGCCTTCGAAGGTCTGCTGAAAAAGCCGGACTGGAACCACATGGCCCTGGTGGCCCATGGCGGCGTCAACCGCATCATTCTGGGCTGGGCGCTCGGCACCGGCCTCAGGACCTTTGGCCAGTTCGAACAGGACACCTGCTGCCTCAACGTGCTGGACGTGGATCAGGACCCCGACGACCTGTCGATCCGCCGGGTGCTCGTGCGCGCCGTCAATGCCACGACGTATGACCCGCCGAAAAAGGACCGTCACCTGACAACGCTGGAAGGCCTGGCGCACAGGCTTCGGGAGGCACGGAGCAAGTAA
- a CDS encoding cytochrome P450: MADDIAALVAALPSGDTIANPYPLYTKLRPHAPVQGYRDYPPGTVPGEDEAVNAWVLLDYDQVSKAARDHRTFSSRDPLQEGSSAPTLMLVNHDNPEHDRLRNIVNLAFSRKRIEELSPHVSRMVHTLLDEVESARGSDIEAMGDICAALPARVMVHLLGLPNEIAAKFRHWGTAFMLSADLTPEERQTSNVELYTYFVEQVTAMDEALAAGKDVPDSLMRALLTAEADGEKLTRDEVIRFCLTLVVAGAETTTFLLGNLLHHLATMPEMTERLRANRDDIEGFMNESLRHSGPPQRLFRIAEADVEVGGQQIKKGDWVALFFAAANHDPAMFPDPETFDIDRTNLNKQLTFGVGVHHCLGSALAKAEARELMNALLDRYGAITETGSGSEPQRASLLNHGLATLNIHLTPKIKDAAQ, translated from the coding sequence ATGGCTGACGATATTGCGGCGCTCGTTGCCGCTTTGCCCAGCGGCGACACGATCGCCAACCCTTATCCGCTCTATACAAAGCTGAGGCCACACGCACCGGTGCAGGGCTACAGAGACTACCCGCCCGGCACAGTGCCCGGCGAAGACGAAGCCGTGAATGCGTGGGTGTTGCTGGACTATGACCAGGTGTCCAAGGCAGCCCGCGACCACCGCACATTTTCGTCCCGCGATCCTTTGCAGGAAGGCTCCTCGGCCCCGACGCTGATGCTCGTCAACCACGACAACCCGGAACACGATCGCCTGCGCAACATCGTCAACCTCGCCTTCTCCCGCAAACGCATCGAAGAGCTGTCCCCACACGTCAGCCGCATGGTGCACACGCTGCTGGATGAAGTGGAGAGCGCGCGCGGGTCCGACATAGAGGCCATGGGCGATATCTGTGCGGCTTTGCCTGCCCGGGTGATGGTGCATCTGCTGGGATTGCCAAACGAGATCGCCGCCAAGTTCCGTCACTGGGGCACAGCGTTCATGCTGTCCGCAGACCTGACGCCGGAAGAGCGCCAGACATCCAATGTGGAGCTGTACACCTACTTTGTGGAACAGGTGACAGCGATGGACGAAGCGCTGGCCGCTGGCAAGGATGTGCCGGACAGCCTGATGCGCGCGCTCCTGACCGCAGAAGCTGACGGTGAAAAACTCACCCGCGATGAAGTCATCCGCTTCTGCCTGACGCTGGTGGTTGCCGGTGCCGAGACGACAACCTTCCTGCTCGGCAATCTGCTGCATCACCTGGCCACCATGCCGGAGATGACTGAGCGTCTACGCGCCAACCGGGACGACATCGAAGGCTTCATGAATGAAAGCCTGCGCCACTCCGGCCCGCCGCAACGCCTGTTCCGCATTGCAGAAGCGGACGTTGAAGTCGGTGGACAACAGATCAAGAAGGGAGACTGGGTGGCGCTGTTCTTTGCAGCGGCAAACCACGACCCGGCGATGTTCCCGGATCCTGAGACCTTCGACATCGACCGCACAAACCTCAACAAGCAACTGACCTTCGGCGTCGGCGTGCATCACTGTCTGGGGTCCGCCCTTGCCAAGGCCGAAGCCCGCGAGCTGATGAATGCCCTGCTGGATCGCTACGGCGCCATCACTGAAACCGGCAGCGGGTCTGAACCCCAGCGCGCCAGCCTGCTCAACCATGGGCTGGCAACGCTCAACATTCACCTGACACCCAAGATCAAGGATGCCGCACAATGA
- a CDS encoding nuclear transport factor 2 family protein produces MSLQEDNIAATQQLFAAFGAGDIPAILSHCNDDIRIEFYGPDDIIPYAGMYDGMDGARTFFETVLSSVDIHVFDPLEFLSDKDKVIVTGVLHLTAKSTGRDIKSDFAHVITMRDGKWLKFRDFMDTNQAVKAFS; encoded by the coding sequence ATGAGCCTTCAAGAAGATAACATCGCCGCCACCCAGCAACTTTTTGCAGCGTTCGGCGCCGGCGACATTCCCGCGATCCTGTCTCACTGCAATGACGACATCCGCATTGAGTTTTACGGGCCCGACGACATCATTCCCTATGCAGGCATGTATGACGGCATGGACGGGGCACGGACGTTTTTTGAAACCGTGCTGTCATCGGTAGACATTCACGTCTTTGATCCGCTGGAGTTTCTGTCTGACAAGGACAAGGTGATTGTGACTGGTGTGCTGCACCTCACCGCCAAGTCTACCGGCCGGGACATCAAGTCAGACTTCGCGCATGTCATCACCATGCGGGACGGCAAGTGGCTGAAGTTCCGCGACTTCATGGACACCAATCAGGCCGTAAAGGCGTTCTCCTAG
- a CDS encoding MarR family winged helix-turn-helix transcriptional regulator — protein sequence MPPAKSKTAPKSGPSLKDGKGFDRPAAALALLGFFYPIHYKAGIKVEDALRDKGVTGELGRHQVAVLWHIHSAGENGTMMRRKDIEQSLRSWFDISSAAITKAIRAMASPPLSLVVQEEDPNSAREKIVRLTPKGAKHIAAMMDRGVDVIKEMMEPMDEATIREGIKFFQAITNSIVMMESGDKS from the coding sequence ATGCCGCCTGCAAAATCCAAAACTGCGCCTAAGTCTGGGCCCAGCCTTAAAGACGGCAAAGGCTTTGACCGGCCTGCTGCCGCACTGGCGCTGCTCGGCTTCTTTTATCCCATCCACTACAAGGCCGGCATCAAGGTGGAAGACGCCCTGCGCGACAAGGGTGTCACGGGTGAACTTGGCCGCCATCAGGTGGCGGTCCTCTGGCATATCCACTCGGCAGGCGAGAACGGCACAATGATGCGCCGCAAGGACATTGAGCAGTCGTTGCGCTCGTGGTTCGATATTTCCAGTGCGGCCATCACCAAGGCCATTCGCGCCATGGCATCGCCGCCGCTGTCACTTGTGGTGCAGGAAGAAGATCCCAACTCGGCACGCGAAAAAATCGTTCGGCTGACACCCAAGGGTGCCAAGCATATTGCCGCCATGATGGATCGTGGCGTCGACGTCATCAAAGAGATGATGGAACCAATGGACGAAGCGACGATCCGCGAAGGCATCAAGTTTTTCCAGGCCATCACCAATTCTATCGTGATGATGGAGAGCGGGGATAAGTCGTAA